In a genomic window of Gloeocapsopsis dulcis:
- the cas7g gene encoding type I-G CRISPR-associated RAMP protein Csb1/Cas7g, which translates to MLNVITVEFESALPTVKPPTFLDVGVSQAYLPWEQRLDVLLHTPQATANLIEDSIWDSVNHTLIPELTGLPFVEIYTKSGQYVASTLDLPHRLGTGYLLKNKHAELDGQRFREGLRQRIRHSGVYQAAFALCPMSIVLGSFYTHIAGVYRIPRVLSGEFVAENAISMPTGGAVHDPVSARGKGVNLKHMFTIKNDKEQAVKKPSEAGLGNIVYVRESFKAQRYVGRFVIDTRLVDKSNLDSRAKHLIQVLSEYLVRRILSEPVTLRTECYLIPKSETGLQKLPLLEELEQQVKAAIQNCADLFEKVRVVVPDDQVQFAEEEETVEA; encoded by the coding sequence ATGCTTAACGTTATTACTGTTGAATTTGAATCTGCTTTACCTACCGTCAAACCTCCTACCTTTTTGGATGTCGGTGTTTCTCAAGCATATCTACCTTGGGAACAACGGCTTGATGTCTTGTTGCATACACCGCAAGCGACTGCCAATTTAATTGAAGATAGCATTTGGGATAGCGTTAATCATACTCTCATCCCTGAGCTTACTGGATTACCCTTTGTTGAAATTTATACAAAATCTGGGCAATACGTGGCTAGCACTTTAGATTTACCTCATCGTCTGGGGACTGGCTACCTGCTCAAGAACAAACACGCTGAGCTAGATGGACAAAGGTTTCGCGAAGGCTTGCGACAGCGGATTCGTCACAGCGGGGTTTATCAAGCTGCGTTTGCGCTGTGTCCTATGAGTATTGTGCTAGGTAGCTTTTACACCCACATTGCTGGGGTATACCGGATTCCGCGAGTTTTATCTGGTGAGTTTGTAGCAGAAAATGCAATTTCCATGCCGACTGGTGGGGCGGTTCACGATCCGGTTTCTGCCCGTGGCAAAGGAGTAAATCTCAAGCATATGTTTACTATTAAAAATGACAAGGAACAGGCGGTGAAAAAGCCAAGTGAAGCAGGTTTGGGAAATATTGTCTACGTGCGTGAAAGTTTTAAGGCACAACGCTATGTAGGACGATTTGTGATCGATACTCGTCTAGTTGATAAATCCAACTTAGATAGTCGAGCTAAGCATCTGATTCAGGTACTTAGTGAGTATCTTGTCCGCCGCATACTGTCTGAGCCAGTGACGTTACGAACTGAATGTTATTTGATACCTAAATCAGAGACAGGTTTGCAGAAATTGCCTCTTCTTGAGGAATTAGAGCAGCAAGTCAAAGCCGCAATTCAGAATTGTGCGGATCTGTTTGAGAAGGTACGGGTTGTTGTACCGGATGACCAAGTGCAGTTTGCTGAAGAAGAGGAAACTGTTGAAGCATGA
- the csb2 gene encoding type I-G CRISPR-associated protein Csb2, with translation MIHIKIQFHTNQYQACAWGNLHAEGVIDWPPAPWRILRSLVAGAYNVNLSEKYQPTLKALLHKLASAQPSYTLPPTTYIQHRSPRPQVNLKTAKVDPGKTLYSAGLLMSNHQHDLYVHWSVTLAEIEELVLSLCLSGLTYFGRKESVATMTLVDTAPEPNAKPDAQGTRLVAIADPDLDADTLWNALNLSAHENYGVNRSAVFPGIRWATYRIAQQQLQVQQQADEQQRTHSVTLAVSGSPKLPFNLALLLTHRLHQVLISHCPAPVFTGQDMGEPSRNHDHTIFQCVPERTGRYVEQVRLYSYSGYSSEALAAIASCSKLPGVARGYDIKLAIADLGSNEKASEDWISSTPFFLSRFPAVRRGKPRMLSEHYQKDGPEHQVLQYLQYLPWLNLKGVPTYREYEGGLALCLDNEVAVITSCQVFPGFWKWESECRQGKKAGRVGYQVRLKFATMVTGPIILGYTAHYGLGAMIPLREWVGVFEPHTTTSRVIPASSILS, from the coding sequence ATGATCCACATCAAAATTCAATTCCACACCAACCAATATCAAGCTTGTGCTTGGGGGAACCTTCACGCGGAAGGAGTTATTGATTGGCCTCCTGCCCCTTGGCGTATCCTGCGATCGCTCGTCGCTGGAGCTTACAATGTTAATCTATCGGAGAAGTACCAGCCAACCTTGAAGGCGTTACTGCACAAATTGGCTTCAGCACAGCCAAGCTATACTTTGCCACCTACAACCTATATTCAGCATCGTAGTCCACGCCCGCAGGTAAACTTGAAAACAGCTAAGGTAGATCCAGGGAAAACGCTCTACTCTGCTGGTTTGCTAATGTCTAATCATCAGCACGATCTGTATGTTCATTGGTCAGTGACGCTTGCTGAGATAGAAGAATTAGTATTGAGTCTATGCTTGTCTGGATTAACGTACTTTGGTCGCAAGGAGTCGGTAGCAACGATGACGCTAGTAGATACAGCACCAGAACCAAACGCTAAACCGGATGCTCAAGGGACACGGCTGGTTGCGATCGCCGATCCTGATCTGGATGCAGATACACTATGGAATGCCTTGAACTTGTCTGCTCATGAAAATTATGGAGTTAATCGTTCAGCTGTGTTTCCTGGTATCCGATGGGCTACTTATCGAATTGCTCAACAGCAACTCCAAGTACAACAGCAGGCGGATGAGCAGCAGCGTACGCATAGTGTCACGTTGGCAGTTTCAGGTTCTCCTAAACTACCGTTTAACTTAGCACTTCTTCTGACGCATCGCTTGCATCAGGTTTTAATTAGTCATTGTCCTGCACCCGTCTTTACTGGACAGGACATGGGTGAACCAAGTAGAAATCATGACCATACAATTTTTCAATGTGTTCCAGAGCGTACGGGGCGTTACGTTGAGCAAGTCAGACTTTACAGCTACAGTGGCTATAGTTCAGAAGCATTAGCTGCGATCGCTAGTTGTTCTAAGTTACCAGGAGTTGCTCGTGGTTATGATATCAAGCTTGCGATCGCTGACTTGGGAAGCAACGAGAAAGCTTCAGAGGATTGGATCTCGTCTACACCGTTTTTTCTTTCTCGATTTCCTGCTGTGCGTCGTGGTAAGCCTCGGATGCTGTCAGAGCATTACCAAAAGGATGGTCCAGAACATCAAGTTCTTCAATATCTGCAATATCTTCCTTGGCTAAACCTGAAGGGAGTTCCTACTTACCGAGAGTATGAAGGTGGTTTAGCGCTCTGTCTAGATAATGAGGTTGCTGTTATTACATCCTGTCAGGTATTTCCAGGGTTTTGGAAATGGGAATCTGAGTGCCGCCAGGGTAAGAAGGCAGGGCGAGTTGGTTATCAAGTAAGGTTAAAGTTTGCAACTATGGTGACTGGACCAATTATCCTAGGGTATACCGCTCATTATGGCTTAGGCGCAATGATTCCTCTGCGCGAGTGGGTAGGTGTATTTGAACCTCACACGACTACAAGTCGCGTGATTCCTGCTTCATCGATTCTTTCCTGA
- the tnpB gene encoding IS200/IS605 family element RNA-guided endonuclease TnpB yields the protein MQKAFKVTLIPNHSQEVLINKTIGCARFVYNRFLARRKELYESDKKTLNYSGCSQELTQLKKEIEWLTKVDKFALQNAIRNLETAYKNFFSDLKKPKQKRQFGFPKLKKKHEFKQSYKTNFTNGNIQIRENYLKLPKLGWLRFRKSQEIDETIVNVTVTCTKTGNYIASILCETEIEKHPSVDKNIGLDLGIKSYLVTSNLEEIENPKHYRRTLRKLRKANKKLSRSVKGSNNRVKAKTKLARIHERVTNLRDDFLHKLSTRLIRENAVICIEDLRVANMVKNHKLALSIMDASWSKFVAMLEYKALWHDRTLAKVSPFFPSSQTCSCCGFVNPEVKDLSVREWDCPRCNTHHLRDYTAAVNILCEGLRLLTVAVGAPDTQNACGESVRPGDIQERIDEAGITRLVVV from the coding sequence GTGCAAAAAGCGTTTAAAGTTACACTTATCCCAAACCACAGCCAAGAAGTCTTAATTAATAAGACTATTGGTTGCGCTAGATTTGTGTACAATCGTTTTTTGGCAAGACGGAAAGAGTTATACGAGTCCGACAAAAAGACCCTAAACTACAGTGGATGCAGCCAAGAATTAACGCAACTAAAGAAAGAGATAGAGTGGTTAACAAAAGTCGATAAATTTGCCCTACAAAATGCGATTAGAAATTTGGAAACTGCTTACAAAAACTTCTTTTCCGATCTAAAGAAGCCCAAACAGAAAAGACAGTTTGGGTTTCCTAAGTTAAAAAAGAAACATGAATTTAAGCAGTCCTATAAAACCAATTTCACCAACGGCAATATCCAAATTCGTGAAAACTACCTCAAACTCCCGAAACTAGGTTGGCTAAGGTTCCGCAAGTCTCAAGAAATAGACGAAACTATTGTTAATGTTACTGTCACTTGCACGAAAACGGGCAATTATATTGCCAGTATCTTGTGCGAAACAGAGATAGAAAAGCATCCTTCAGTAGATAAAAATATCGGACTAGATCTGGGGATAAAATCATATCTTGTTACCAGTAATTTGGAAGAGATTGAAAATCCTAAGCATTACCGTAGAACTTTAAGGAAACTACGCAAAGCTAATAAAAAGCTTTCTCGTAGTGTTAAAGGTAGTAATAATCGAGTTAAAGCGAAAACCAAACTGGCTCGAATTCATGAACGTGTAACTAATCTTAGGGACGACTTTCTGCACAAGCTATCTACTCGTCTAATTCGAGAAAATGCAGTTATCTGTATTGAGGATTTACGAGTAGCTAACATGGTAAAGAACCATAAACTAGCACTTAGTATTATGGATGCTAGTTGGTCAAAGTTTGTCGCCATGCTGGAATATAAAGCCTTATGGCATGACCGAACCCTTGCAAAAGTTTCTCCCTTTTTCCCCTCATCTCAAACCTGTAGCTGTTGCGGTTTTGTCAACCCAGAGGTGAAAGATTTGAGCGTAAGGGAATGGGATTGTCCGAGGTGCAATACTCACCATTTGAGAGATTACACAGCAGCAGTCAATATTCTTTGTGAGGGGTTGAGGTTATTAACAGTAGCCGTCGGTGCGCCGGATACTCAAAACGCTTGTGGAGAATCTGTAAGACCTGGAGACATTCAGGAAAGAATCGATGAAGCAGGAATCACGCGACTTGTAGTCGTGTGA
- a CDS encoding type II toxin-antitoxin system RelE family toxin produces MAYYVEFTSEATDGLKKLTSTIQQRILNKIRWLSENLDNLTPQPLSAELSGLFKLRVGDYRIIYSFDTNKQCVTVHKVGHRRDVYN; encoded by the coding sequence ATGGCTTACTATGTTGAATTTACGTCAGAAGCAACAGATGGCTTAAAAAAGCTTACTTCAACTATTCAACAACGTATCCTGAATAAAATCCGTTGGCTTTCGGAAAATCTTGATAATTTGACTCCCCAACCTCTGAGTGCTGAGTTGAGCGGTTTGTTTAAGCTCAGAGTTGGGGACTATCGAATCATTTATTCTTTTGACACTAACAAGCAGTGCGTTACGGTTCACAAAGTTGGACATCGCCGAGATGTCTACAACTGA
- a CDS encoding DUF29 domain-containing protein codes for MSTNTNSLYDTDYGLWLASQIDSIRSHRWEELDIDNLIEELEGLNRSNERELESYLVIILTHLLKWEYQPQARSGSWKGSIFNGRKRIARLFKQQPSLRPRVPEFLPEAYADSIEVARLETGLPADVFPAECSYSPSQILDIEFLPGDSELPD; via the coding sequence ATGAGTACAAACACAAACAGCCTCTACGACACAGATTACGGGCTATGGCTGGCGAGTCAAATTGACAGTATTAGATCGCATCGTTGGGAGGAGCTAGATATTGATAATCTGATTGAGGAATTAGAGGGATTGAACCGAAGTAACGAGCGTGAATTGGAGAGTTACTTGGTGATCATTCTAACGCACTTACTCAAATGGGAATATCAGCCCCAAGCGCGTAGTGGGAGTTGGAAAGGCTCAATTTTTAACGGTAGAAAACGCATTGCTCGGCTATTCAAACAACAGCCTAGCCTTAGACCGCGTGTACCAGAATTCTTGCCAGAAGCTTATGCTGATAGCATCGAGGTGGCGAGGCTAGAAACTGGACTGCCAGCCGACGTCTTCCCTGCGGAGTGTTCTTACTCGCCAAGCCAGATTCTTGACATTGAGTTTCTCCCTGGCGACAGCGAGCTACCTGACTAA
- a CDS encoding AAA family ATPase: MASNNLLPALIQQMMQPEFYPHPVKEPIELIQTHVSYVLLAGDYAYKLKKPVNFGFLNYSTLELRQHFCQEELRLNQRGAGEIYLEVLPITQEDGYHLGGTGEPVEYVLKMRQFPQEALFLSMFERGELNEAYMEELGRVVAQYHAQAVTNDYIRKFGEVEQVRQSIDENYDQTVKYIGPQTQLQFEETKKYTDNFFAQRQQLFTSRIENDWIRECHGDLHLRNICLWHDKILLFDCIEFNEPFRFVDVMFDIAYAVMELEMLQRQDLGNAYLNTYIEQTGDWEGLQVLPLYLSRQSYVRAKVNSFLLDDSGVPEAVKQEAAKTAAAYYKLAWEYTKPRQGKLMLMSGLSGSGKSTVARQLARKTGAIHIRSDAVRKHLAGIPLLERGGDEIYTAEMTQKTYTRLLDLGLMLASQGYTVILDAKYDRTSLRHEAIAAAQSQQLPLQIIHCTAPMEVLRDRLSSRTGDIADATVELLEAQQAAFEAFTTEEQGLVKEVNTTQELESQLMLG; the protein is encoded by the coding sequence ATGGCATCAAATAACTTGCTTCCTGCTTTGATTCAACAAATGATGCAACCGGAGTTTTATCCGCATCCAGTAAAAGAACCAATTGAACTAATTCAAACCCATGTTTCTTATGTGCTGCTTGCGGGTGATTATGCATACAAACTCAAAAAACCCGTGAATTTTGGTTTTTTGAACTACTCAACGTTAGAACTCAGACAGCATTTTTGTCAGGAAGAGTTGCGGTTGAACCAAAGAGGTGCAGGAGAAATTTATCTAGAAGTTTTGCCGATTACTCAAGAAGATGGGTATCATCTTGGTGGTACAGGAGAACCTGTAGAGTACGTGCTAAAAATGCGGCAGTTTCCTCAAGAAGCACTGTTTCTCTCGATGTTTGAACGGGGAGAACTCAATGAAGCTTATATGGAAGAACTAGGGCGTGTTGTAGCACAATACCATGCTCAAGCAGTGACTAATGATTATATTCGCAAGTTTGGCGAAGTCGAGCAAGTCCGCCAATCAATTGATGAAAATTATGACCAAACAGTAAAGTATATTGGTCCACAAACACAATTGCAGTTTGAGGAAACCAAAAAGTATACAGATAACTTTTTTGCCCAGCGTCAGCAACTGTTTACTAGCAGAATTGAAAATGACTGGATTCGTGAGTGTCATGGTGATTTGCACTTACGCAATATTTGTTTATGGCATGACAAAATTTTACTCTTTGACTGCATTGAGTTTAATGAGCCGTTTCGCTTTGTTGATGTCATGTTTGACATTGCTTACGCGGTGATGGAATTAGAGATGTTGCAGCGTCAAGATTTAGGCAATGCGTATTTAAATACTTATATTGAACAAACAGGTGATTGGGAAGGTTTGCAGGTATTACCGTTATATCTCAGCCGTCAATCTTATGTCCGTGCTAAAGTTAATTCTTTTTTACTTGACGATTCTGGTGTACCAGAAGCAGTTAAACAAGAAGCTGCAAAAACCGCTGCGGCTTACTACAAATTAGCGTGGGAGTACACAAAACCACGTCAAGGGAAACTGATGTTAATGTCGGGGTTATCGGGTTCGGGTAAAAGTACTGTAGCACGACAGTTAGCGCGAAAAACTGGAGCAATTCACATTCGTTCGGATGCAGTACGCAAGCATTTAGCAGGAATTCCCCTATTAGAACGAGGTGGAGATGAAATTTATACAGCCGAGATGACGCAGAAAACCTATACGCGGTTGTTGGATTTGGGTTTGATGTTGGCGAGTCAAGGTTACACCGTAATTTTAGATGCGAAGTACGATCGCACGTCCCTACGCCATGAGGCGATCGCTGCTGCACAATCTCAGCAATTACCTTTACAGATTATCCACTGTACGGCTCCTATGGAAGTGTTGCGCGATCGCTTGTCTTCACGCACTGGTGACATTGCAGATGCAACTGTAGAGTTACTAGAGGCGCAGCAAGCAGCATTTGAGGCTTTCACCACTGAGGAACAGGGTTTAGTGAAGGAGGTGAATACAACTCAAGAGTTAGAATCACAGTTAATGCTAGGGTAA
- a CDS encoding 50S ribosomal protein L25/general stress protein Ctc — MEITVEGKKRAEGSKPNALRRSGLIPANLYGHNGTESVHLTLEAKTVETLLKEASVNNTLIQLNITDLPWRGKALLREVQRHPTKRFPYHLSFFSIAAQDTVEVEVPLHFVGEAPGVKTEGGALDTVLTHIQVRCAPDRIPETVEIDVSKMNMGDVLYLQDLDLPEGVSLVSETNDAVVSVLAPQITPEIIEAQEAAADEEIAVAQVAEAVQTEPQTDAETGG, encoded by the coding sequence ATGGAAATCACAGTCGAAGGAAAAAAAAGAGCAGAAGGGAGTAAGCCAAACGCTCTACGCCGTTCAGGTTTAATTCCTGCCAATTTATACGGTCATAATGGTACAGAGTCAGTTCATCTTACCTTAGAAGCTAAAACAGTAGAAACCCTGTTAAAAGAAGCTTCAGTAAATAACACATTGATTCAGTTAAATATTACCGATCTTCCCTGGCGTGGAAAAGCGCTACTACGGGAAGTTCAGCGCCACCCCACTAAAAGATTTCCCTATCACCTTAGCTTCTTCTCAATCGCAGCCCAAGATACTGTAGAGGTAGAAGTACCACTACACTTTGTGGGTGAAGCACCTGGCGTGAAGACGGAAGGTGGTGCGTTAGATACAGTCTTGACTCATATTCAAGTACGTTGCGCTCCCGATCGCATTCCCGAAACAGTTGAAATTGACGTTTCTAAGATGAATATGGGAGATGTCTTGTATCTTCAGGACTTAGACTTACCTGAAGGTGTTTCCTTGGTAAGCGAAACAAATGATGCTGTTGTTTCTGTTTTAGCACCACAAATTACACCGGAAATTATTGAAGCCCAAGAAGCTGCGGCTGATGAAGAAATCGCTGTTGCACAAGTAGCTGAAGCAGTACAAACAGAACCACAAACTGATGCTGAAACGGGTGGTTAA
- a CDS encoding adenylosuccinate synthase: MANVIVIGAQWGDEGKGKITDLLSKSADVVVRYQGGVNAGHTLVVQGQTFKLHLIPSGILYPDTECIIGCGTVIDPQVLIRELDQLEKLNISTRNLLISETAHVTMPYHRLIDQASEEHRGDHKIGTTGRGIGPTYADKSERTGIRVIDLMNPVGLRKQLHWAINYKNAILEKLYNLPPLDAEEVIAQYLEYAERLRPHVVDTSLKIYDAIQRRRNILFEGAQGTLLDLDHGTYPYVTSSNPVAGGACVGTGVGPTMIDRVIGVAKAYTTRVGEGPFPTELNEEIGELLCDRGAEFGTTTGRRRRCGWFDAVIGRYAVRVNGMDCLAITKLDVLDELEEIKVCVAYEVDGEKCKDFPHNARRFAQCRPIYKTMPGWKQSTVDCRSLEDLPPQALDYLKFLAELIEVPIAIVSLGASREQTIIVEDPIHGPKRALLHANGTPVVTEV; the protein is encoded by the coding sequence TTGGCTAACGTCATAGTAATCGGTGCCCAGTGGGGCGACGAAGGAAAAGGAAAAATCACAGATTTGCTCAGCAAGTCGGCTGACGTCGTTGTACGCTACCAAGGGGGTGTCAATGCCGGACACACGCTTGTAGTTCAGGGTCAAACCTTCAAGTTGCATCTAATCCCTTCGGGAATTCTATATCCGGATACTGAATGCATCATTGGTTGTGGCACTGTCATTGACCCGCAGGTGTTGATTAGAGAACTCGACCAGCTAGAAAAGCTCAACATCTCTACGCGAAACCTGCTAATTTCGGAAACAGCCCATGTAACAATGCCGTATCATCGGTTGATTGATCAGGCATCAGAAGAACACCGAGGCGATCATAAAATTGGCACAACTGGACGGGGAATTGGTCCAACTTATGCAGATAAATCTGAGCGCACAGGAATTCGTGTCATTGATTTGATGAATCCTGTAGGCTTGCGAAAACAATTGCATTGGGCAATTAACTACAAAAACGCAATTTTAGAGAAGCTTTACAACTTACCGCCTTTAGATGCAGAAGAAGTCATTGCTCAGTATCTAGAATATGCAGAACGCTTACGTCCTCATGTGGTAGATACATCTCTGAAGATCTACGATGCGATTCAGCGACGTCGCAATATCTTATTTGAAGGCGCACAAGGCACACTGCTGGATCTCGATCATGGTACTTATCCTTACGTCACTTCCTCAAATCCTGTAGCTGGGGGGGCTTGCGTTGGTACTGGTGTGGGACCAACAATGATAGATCGCGTGATTGGGGTAGCAAAAGCTTACACGACACGCGTCGGCGAAGGACCATTTCCAACAGAACTTAATGAGGAAATTGGTGAGTTGTTGTGCGATCGCGGCGCAGAATTTGGCACTACCACTGGGCGTCGTCGTCGTTGTGGTTGGTTCGATGCTGTTATCGGACGCTATGCAGTTCGCGTCAATGGCATGGATTGTCTCGCCATTACAAAACTAGATGTGCTTGATGAGCTAGAAGAAATCAAAGTTTGTGTTGCGTACGAAGTTGATGGGGAAAAATGCAAGGATTTTCCACACAACGCCCGTCGATTTGCGCAGTGTCGCCCAATTTATAAAACGATGCCAGGCTGGAAACAGTCAACCGTAGATTGTCGCTCCTTAGAAGACTTACCACCGCAAGCGCTAGATTACTTAAAATTCTTGGCAGAATTGATAGAAGTTCCCATTGCGATCGTTTCCCTGGGAGCTAGCCGAGAACAAACTATCATTGTGGAAGACCCAATTCACGGTCCTAAACGTGCGTTACTTCATGCTAATGGCACTCCTGTCGTTACTGAAGTATAA
- a CDS encoding TonB-dependent receptor domain-containing protein, whose product MNPLNSFLIATGVAIAVIQPARADVVQVTGIQLNPTDVGVEIIIETADNTAPQTFTSRDNQTLLVDISNTQLRLPQGNQFREDNPIAGISAIEIVPLEPNSVRISIVGETTLPTAQVDAIDRGLVVSVTPTDANTQALTPELPTEDPEIEITVTATRTEENVTDVPRSVTVINREQLEQQRRVTRDLGEILGKLVPGLAPPTQSASNFGQSLRGRNVLVLIDGIPQSTSRNVQRDFRTIDPTAIERIEVLRGPTAIYGDGATGGVINIITRTATEQRLVSTSELGISNSLTRFEDSVGYNLQHSISGTEGNFDYLVSAAFGGNGGFFDAQGDRIPPDPNAQGGIADTETINILGKVGANFGEQRLQLSFNHFYERQDTNFTSDPAVNTLPGREKARALGGLVLDENQGTENTLINLDYRNDNFIGSQLRGQLYYRNYLTRFFPFDARDFVSFGNELIQSRVESEKYGGRLQVESPLFNEGAARLLWGVDYFNEDTSQPVSIYDGATFDASGGLVFAKVGDRPWTPPLQLSSLGLFAQLNWDISDRLLVNGGIRHERAGVDVDDFTTLAGNSIAGGDLDFNATLFNLGAVFFATQEISLFTNFSQGFSLADIGRVLRTAPAGFTVEQLSPEPQRVNNYEIGIRGQWEAVQASLSAFYNQSDLGTTFDTDLNVIRAPERVYGIEAAVDTQLSTNWLLGGTLSWVEGEIDLADNGEYTDLDGFRIPPLKLSAYVQNQTTPGWSNRLQLLFSGGRNPAGDGFGFNEVENYLTVDYISSIQIGTGTLNIGVENLFNAQYFPVVSQVQGINSSYAAARGTTLSIKYAVDW is encoded by the coding sequence ATGAACCCCTTAAATTCATTTTTGATAGCTACTGGAGTTGCGATCGCTGTCATTCAACCTGCACGCGCCGACGTTGTGCAAGTGACTGGGATACAGCTAAATCCGACGGATGTTGGTGTAGAAATTATTATAGAAACTGCAGATAACACCGCCCCGCAAACTTTTACCTCGCGCGACAATCAAACTTTACTCGTTGATATTAGTAACACTCAACTCCGTCTACCTCAAGGTAATCAATTTCGTGAAGATAACCCAATTGCCGGAATTAGCGCAATTGAGATTGTTCCGTTAGAACCCAACAGCGTACGGATCAGTATTGTGGGAGAAACAACACTTCCCACTGCACAAGTAGACGCCATTGATCGAGGCTTAGTTGTCAGCGTGACACCTACTGATGCTAATACACAAGCACTCACTCCAGAACTTCCCACAGAAGACCCAGAAATTGAAATTACAGTAACCGCAACGCGCACTGAAGAAAATGTGACGGATGTACCGCGATCGGTAACGGTGATTAACCGCGAACAACTCGAACAACAGCGCCGCGTCACGCGTGATTTAGGAGAAATTTTAGGTAAGCTAGTTCCAGGATTAGCACCGCCGACGCAAAGCGCAAGTAATTTTGGGCAATCCTTGCGCGGGCGTAATGTCTTGGTTTTAATTGATGGGATACCTCAATCTACGAGTCGCAACGTACAGCGTGACTTTAGAACCATCGATCCCACAGCAATTGAGCGCATTGAGGTTTTACGCGGACCTACAGCGATTTACGGTGATGGGGCTACAGGTGGTGTTATTAATATTATTACCAGAACCGCTACAGAACAAAGACTCGTTTCTACCTCAGAATTGGGAATAAGTAACTCTTTAACTCGGTTTGAAGACAGTGTAGGGTACAATCTCCAACACTCAATTTCAGGAACCGAAGGCAATTTCGATTATCTAGTTTCCGCCGCGTTTGGAGGAAATGGCGGATTTTTTGATGCACAGGGCGATCGCATTCCACCCGATCCCAACGCGCAAGGCGGAATTGCTGATACCGAAACAATCAATATTTTAGGTAAAGTCGGGGCAAATTTTGGCGAACAACGCCTACAACTTTCATTCAATCATTTTTACGAAAGGCAAGACACGAACTTTACTAGCGATCCGGCTGTTAATACGCTACCAGGAAGAGAAAAAGCCCGTGCGTTAGGCGGATTAGTTCTGGATGAAAATCAAGGTACAGAAAACACTTTAATCAACTTAGACTACCGCAACGATAACTTTATCGGTAGTCAACTGCGCGGACAACTTTATTACCGCAATTACCTAACACGCTTTTTTCCTTTTGATGCGCGTGATTTTGTTAGCTTTGGCAACGAACTCATTCAATCACGAGTAGAATCCGAGAAATACGGCGGGCGCTTACAAGTAGAAAGTCCTCTATTTAATGAAGGTGCAGCCCGATTATTATGGGGAGTAGACTACTTCAATGAAGATACTTCGCAACCTGTTTCAATCTATGACGGGGCTACGTTTGATGCGAGTGGCGGGTTGGTATTTGCTAAGGTTGGAGATCGCCCGTGGACTCCACCACTTCAACTCAGTAGTTTAGGATTGTTTGCGCAGTTAAATTGGGATATTAGCGATCGCTTGTTAGTCAATGGTGGAATTCGTCACGAACGCGCCGGAGTCGATGTCGATGACTTTACAACTTTAGCAGGAAACAGTATTGCTGGCGGGGACCTTGATTTCAATGCGACTCTCTTCAACCTTGGTGCTGTCTTTTTTGCTACTCAAGAAATCAGTTTATTCACCAACTTCTCACAAGGTTTTTCGCTCGCGGATATTGGACGAGTACTACGCACTGCGCCAGCAGGCTTTACTGTTGAACAACTCAGCCCAGAACCGCAAAGAGTCAACAACTATGAAATTGGGATTCGCGGTCAATGGGAGGCTGTACAAGCTTCGCTGTCGGCTTTTTACAATCAATCTGATCTTGGGACTACCTTCGACACCGATTTGAATGTCATTCGCGCACCCGAACGGGTGTATGGTATTGAAGCAGCGGTAGATACTCAACTTAGCACTAACTGGCTCTTGGGTGGTACACTCAGTTGGGTAGAAGGTGAAATTGATTTAGCAGATAACGGCGAATATACAGACCTTGATGGCTTTCGCATTCCACCACTGAAATTATCTGCATACGTGCAAAACCAGACGACTCCTGGTTGGAGTAATCGACTACAGTTACTCTTTTCTGGAGGTCGCAATCCTGCAGGCGATGGCTTTGGTTTTAATGAAGTGGAAAATTATTTAACTGTAGACTACATCAGCAGCATTCAAATTGGCACGGGAACGCTCAATATTGGTGTAGAAAACTTGTTCAATGCACAGTATTTTCCTGTTGTTTCGCAAGTGCAAGGAATTAATTCGAGTTATGCAGCTGCTAGAGGGACAACCTTGAGTATTAAGTATGCTGTTGATTGGTAA